In Thermithiobacillus plumbiphilus, the genomic window CCGCGCCACCCCTATACGTCAGGTCTCTTGGCCTGTCTGCCCGATCTCGCCGGCAACAAGCCCTTGCGGCCGATCCGCGGTCAGGTGCCAGCCCTGGACGCCATGCCGGCAGGATGTCGCTTTTCGCCGCGTTGCCCGCTGGTCCAGGACAACTGTCGGCAAGGCGCCATCCCGATGCTCGCGCTTGAGGGCCGCACCACCCGCTGCCTTTATCCCGACCGGGTGGGGGAGATCCAATGGTAGACAAGCCACTGCTCAGCCTGCGCGATTTGCGCAAGGTGTATCATCTCTCCAGCGGCTTTCTCGGCATGCGCCGCCAGGAGTTGCTGGCGCTCGATGATGTCAGTCTCGATATCCCGCGTGGGACCGCCTTTGGCCTGGTGGGGGAGTCCGGTTCCGGCAAGAGCACGCTGGCGCGGGCGGTGATGCGCCTCCTGCCCCTGGATGGCGGCAGCATCGAGTTCGACGGCGTCGACCTGCTGCGCCTCAAGGGTGCGGAGCTGCGCCGCTTTCGCAGCCGCATCCAGATGGTCTTTCAGGATCCCTATGCCTCGCTCAATCCCCGCATGCGCATCGGCGACATCGTCGGCGAGGGCCTGCTCGTGCATGGTATCGGCACGCGCGCGAGCCGTCGCACCATGGTCTGCGAGATGCTGGAACGGGTTGGCCTGGGCGCGGATGTCCTGAATCGCTATCCACATCAGTTCAGTGGCGGCCAGCGCCAACGCATCGGCATCGCGCGCGCCCTGGTGCTCAAGCCTGAACTGCTGGTCTGCGACGAGCCGGTCTCGGCCCTGGACGTTTCCATTCAGGCGCAGATCCTGACCCTGCTGCAGAATCTCTCGCGCGAGATGCACCTGACCATGCTGTTCATCAGCCATGACCTGCGTGTGATCCGGCACATGTGCCAGAGCATGGCGGTGATGCAGACCGGGCGCATCCTGGAGCAAGGCCCGGTGGACAGGATCTATGCCGCGCCACAATCCGACTATACCCGCGCCCTGCTGGCCGCGGTCCTGCCGCATGCCGGGTCAGGGGCGTCATGATCCGGGCATTTGACTTACCCTTTCAAAGAAACTCATACTTTGCGCTGCCCGCCCGGGAGGGTGGTTCTTTGTCAGCTTTTTTGAGGAATATGCAGTGAACGACACTCGGATGGCCCAACCCCGCTCTGATTTCAGCCGCTTTGGCATTCCCGTCCTGTTCATCCTGATTCTGGCGGTCCTGGCCGGTGGTGCTTACTGGGCTTATGAAAACTACCAGACAAAGCAAAATCAGGCCGCTTCCACCATATATTCCGCAGTGGTTCGCCAGTATGAGCAGAAAAATACCAAATCGGCCCGGCAAAATGCCGAAAAGCTGGTCAAGGAATATGATGGCACCACGTACGCTGCGCTGGCAGGGTTCTATCTGGCACGGATGGATGTCGATGCCGGGCAGCCTGCCAAGGCAGTCACTCGCCTTGAAGCCTTGCGCAAGGACGGTCTGCCGACTGGCTTCGAGCCGCTCGTGGCACTGACGCTGGCCCGCGTGCATCTGACGCTGGGCAAGCCAGACGAAGCCCTGAAAGATCTGCAGGGTGTCGCGCCAGCGCAATTCGCCGCCGAGTTCGAGGAGATGCGTGGCGACGCCTACATGGCCCAGAACAAGCCTGCCGATGCCCGCAAGGCCTATGCCGCGGCCCTGAGCAAGCTGGAAGAAAAGGACCCGTACCGGGCGATCGTCCAGCTCAAGCTGGATGATCTGGGAGGCGCGGCATAAATGATGGCGACTAGTGCCCGGCGGGCGTTGACCTACAGTTTGTTGCTGGCCCTGGGTCTGAGTCTCGGGGCCTGTGGTGGCAGGCAGGCGTCCAGTCCCGAGAAGGCAGGCGCTGCCCTCTCCGAAAACAGCGTTCGATTGCACACCATCTGGCAAAAGCGCCTTTACGGCGCCTGGCGCGTCGACAACTATCAACCTGCAGCACCGGTGACGGATGGCCAGAGGATCGTCACGGGCAGGAACCGGGGTGAGGTCGTGGTGCTGGGAGCCGATGGCAGGGAAGTCTGGCGCAAGAACCTCAAGGCGAGGATCTCCGCCAGCCCGAACATCATTGGCGATCGGATCTACGCCGGCACGGATGCCGGAAAGCTCTATGCCCTGTCCCTGAATGACGGCAAGGTGATCTGGACCTCGTCGCTCAGTTCCGAGGTCATGTCCTCGGTGACGGCATTCGCCACGGGGCTTGCGGTGCAGACCAATGACGGCAAGCTCTGGGCCCTGAATCCCCAGGACGGCAAGGTGCGCTGGTCCTACACCGCCACGATTCCCTCGCTGAGCCTGCGTGGGGTTGCCAATCCAGTGGCTGCGGACAGCACCATCTACGCCGGCTTCGCCAGTGGCGAACTGAGCGCCCTGGATGCCACGGATGGTCACGTGATCTGGCAGGTGCCGGTGGCTGCCCCGCGCGGTCGGACAGAACTGGAGCGGGTGGTGGATCTGGATGCCACGCCGCTGATTTTTGGTGACAGCGTGATTGCCGCCACCTATCAGGGGCGGATCGGTGCCTTTGCCCGTGGCAATGGCGCGGAAATCTGGAGCCGCGACCTGTCGGTATTCAACCCGATGCTGCTCGATGGCAACCAGCTCTACGTCGTCGATGCGGGTGACGGCGTGCAGGCCCTGGACGCCAGCACGGGTGCCGTGCTCTGGCGCAGCGAGCAATACAAGGGACGTGGCCTGACAGGTCCTGCCCTAGTGTCCGGCAAGCTGCTGCTGGGAGACAACAAAGGCAATGCATACGTCCTGGATCCTGCCAGCGGCCGTCAGCTTGGTCAGCGGCGCGTTGCCCTGACCGGCATGCAGACAGCCCCGATTACCTTGGGTAAGGATGCCCTGATCCTGAGCCGTGAAGGCTCCCTGTACCGTATCGGCCTGAACGCCAGATAAGCGGGCTGATCCGCCCGTACTTTTCCGCATGACGCGACAGAGGCCCTTATGCAACCTGTGATCGCACTGGTTGGACGACCGAATGTCGGCAAGTCCACGCTTTTCAACCGCCTGACCCGCACTCGCGACGCGCTCGTCGCCGACCTGCCGGGCCTGACCCGGGACCGGCAGTACGGCACCGGCAAACTGGGTGGCCGTTCCTATCTCGTTGTCGATACCGGCGGCTTCGAACCCGAGCAGAAAAACGGCATCGTCGCCGAGATGGCGCGCCAGACACGCCAGGCCATCGATGAAGCGGATGCGGTGATCTTTGTCCTGGACGCCCGTGGTGGGTTGCAGATCGAGGACGAAGAGGTGGCCAGCTACCTGCGCCGTAGCGGACGCCCGGTCTTTCTTGCGGTCAACAAGGCCGAAGGGCTGGGCGAGCAGTTTCCGGCCTCGGATTTCCACGCGCTAGGTCTCGGTGAGCCCATTCCCATTTCGGCCGCTCACGGTCAGGGTATGGATGAGCTCATGGAGGTCGTGCTCGGCGCCTTGCCGCCCGAAGATGCGGAACCGCTTCCGGGCGAGGAGGAGGGGCCACGCATTGCCGTGCTGGGCCGTCCCAACGTGGGCAAGTCGACGCTGGTCAATCGCATGCTTGGTGAGGAGCGGGTCATCGTCTTTGACATGCCGGGCACCACGCGTGACAGCATCTACATTCCCTTCGAGCGTCAGGGCAAGCGCTACGTGATGATCGATACCGCCGGTGTGCGCCGTCGTGCCCGGGTGCAGGGCGGCATCGAGAAACTCAGCGTCATCAAGACCATCAAGGCCATCGAGGATGCCACGGTCGCCATTCTCGTGCTCGATGCCAGAACCGAGATCAGCGAGCAGGATGCCCATCTCGCGGGCATGGCCCTGCAGGCGGGCCGGGCACTGATCATCGCGGTGAACAAGTGGGACAACCTGGAGCAGCATCAGCGCGACTGGATCAAGACCCAGCTGGAACGCCGGCTGCCCTTTCTGACCTATGCCCCGGTCCATTTCATCAGCGCCCTGCATGGCACCGGGGTCGGCGACCTCTATAAGAGCATCGACAAGCTCGCTGCCGGTTCCTCACGGCATTTCAGTACCGCCCAGCTCAACAAGATCCTGGCGGACGCCCTCGCCGCGCATCAGCCGCCGCTGGTCGGCGGGCGGCGCATCAAGCTGCGTTACGTGCATCAGGGTGGTCACAATCCCATCACCCTGGTGGTGCACGGCACCCGCATGGACGAACTGCCGGAAGCCTACCGCCGCTACCTGGAGGCCACCTTCCGCAAGGCGCTGAAGCTGGAGGGCGTCACGGTTCGCATGGTGTTCAAGCAGGGTGAAAACCCCTTTGTGACCCCGGCACCGACGCGAATCATGAAACCCCGGACCGAACGATCCCGGGCGGCTTCCCGGCCAAAGCCACCACGCAAGCCCTGAATCTGTCTGTGTCTGGCAGACGGCAGACGGCAGACGGTGGGCGCAGTGCGCTGAAGCCGGCGCCATTCCCGTCACTTGCTCGCCATTCAGCAGCTTTCTGGCCTGGAAGCGACTTGTTTTCGGGTTTTCTGATAAAAAAGCCTGCCCAGACTTTACAAGGACCTCTGGGTGTGGAAAATTATGTAACCGTTAACCATTCTCAAT contains:
- a CDS encoding ATP-binding cassette domain-containing protein, with the protein product MVDKPLLSLRDLRKVYHLSSGFLGMRRQELLALDDVSLDIPRGTAFGLVGESGSGKSTLARAVMRLLPLDGGSIEFDGVDLLRLKGAELRRFRSRIQMVFQDPYASLNPRMRIGDIVGEGLLVHGIGTRASRRTMVCEMLERVGLGADVLNRYPHQFSGGQRQRIGIARALVLKPELLVCDEPVSALDVSIQAQILTLLQNLSREMHLTMLFISHDLRVIRHMCQSMAVMQTGRILEQGPVDRIYAAPQSDYTRALLAAVLPHAGSGAS
- a CDS encoding YfgM family protein, which encodes MNDTRMAQPRSDFSRFGIPVLFILILAVLAGGAYWAYENYQTKQNQAASTIYSAVVRQYEQKNTKSARQNAEKLVKEYDGTTYAALAGFYLARMDVDAGQPAKAVTRLEALRKDGLPTGFEPLVALTLARVHLTLGKPDEALKDLQGVAPAQFAAEFEEMRGDAYMAQNKPADARKAYAAALSKLEEKDPYRAIVQLKLDDLGGAA
- the bamB gene encoding outer membrane protein assembly factor BamB; the encoded protein is MMATSARRALTYSLLLALGLSLGACGGRQASSPEKAGAALSENSVRLHTIWQKRLYGAWRVDNYQPAAPVTDGQRIVTGRNRGEVVVLGADGREVWRKNLKARISASPNIIGDRIYAGTDAGKLYALSLNDGKVIWTSSLSSEVMSSVTAFATGLAVQTNDGKLWALNPQDGKVRWSYTATIPSLSLRGVANPVAADSTIYAGFASGELSALDATDGHVIWQVPVAAPRGRTELERVVDLDATPLIFGDSVIAATYQGRIGAFARGNGAEIWSRDLSVFNPMLLDGNQLYVVDAGDGVQALDASTGAVLWRSEQYKGRGLTGPALVSGKLLLGDNKGNAYVLDPASGRQLGQRRVALTGMQTAPITLGKDALILSREGSLYRIGLNAR
- the der gene encoding ribosome biogenesis GTPase Der — its product is MQPVIALVGRPNVGKSTLFNRLTRTRDALVADLPGLTRDRQYGTGKLGGRSYLVVDTGGFEPEQKNGIVAEMARQTRQAIDEADAVIFVLDARGGLQIEDEEVASYLRRSGRPVFLAVNKAEGLGEQFPASDFHALGLGEPIPISAAHGQGMDELMEVVLGALPPEDAEPLPGEEEGPRIAVLGRPNVGKSTLVNRMLGEERVIVFDMPGTTRDSIYIPFERQGKRYVMIDTAGVRRRARVQGGIEKLSVIKTIKAIEDATVAILVLDARTEISEQDAHLAGMALQAGRALIIAVNKWDNLEQHQRDWIKTQLERRLPFLTYAPVHFISALHGTGVGDLYKSIDKLAAGSSRHFSTAQLNKILADALAAHQPPLVGGRRIKLRYVHQGGHNPITLVVHGTRMDELPEAYRRYLEATFRKALKLEGVTVRMVFKQGENPFVTPAPTRIMKPRTERSRAASRPKPPRKP